One Capricornis sumatraensis isolate serow.1 chromosome 8, serow.2, whole genome shotgun sequence genomic region harbors:
- the NT5M gene encoding 5'(3')-deoxyribonucleotidase, mitochondrial — translation MIRLRGWCSRTPRGAAGPAGRRWASGGPAGRALRVLVDMDGVLADFEGGFLRKFRARFPDQPFIALEDRRGFWVSEQYGRLQPGLSEKAISIWESENFFFDLEPLPGAVEAVKQMANLESTDVFICTSPIKMYKYCPFEKYAWVEKHFGPDFLEQMVLTRDKTVVSADLLIDDRVDITGAEPNPSWEHVLFTACHNRHTQLQPPSRRLHSWADDWRAILDSKRTH, via the exons ATGATCCGGCTGCGCGGCTGGTGCTCGCGGACGCCCCGCGGCGCGGCGGGGCCGGCAGGGCGGCGCTGGGCGTCGGGTGGGCCTGCCGGCCGCGCCCTGCGAGTGCTGGTGGACATGGACGGCGTGCTGGCCGACTTCGAGGGCGGCTTCCTCAGGAAGTTCCGCGCGCGCTTCCCCGACCAGCCCTTCATCGCGCTGGAGGACCGGCGCGGCTTCTGGGTGTCGGAGCAGTACGGCCGTCTGCAGCCCGGGCTGAGC GAGAAGGCCATAAGCATCTGGGAGTCTGAGAACTTCTTCTTTGACCTCGAACCtctccctggggctgtggaagccGTGAAACAGATGGCCAACCTGGAGAG CACTGACGTCTTCATTTGCACGAGCCCCATCAAGATGTACAAGTACTGTCCCTTCGAGAAG TATGCCTGGGTGGAGAAGCACTTTGGCCCTGACTTCCTGGAGCAGATGGTGCTGACCAGAGACAAGACTGTGGTCTCCGCCGACCTCCTCATAGACGACCGGGTGGACATCACAG GAGCTGAGCCGAATCCCAGCTGGGAGCATGTCCTGTTCACAGCCTGTCACAACCGCCACACGCAGCTGCAGCCCCCCAGCCGCAGGCTGCACTCGTGGGCAGATGACTGGAGGGCAATTCTGGACAGCAAGCGGACCCACTGA
- the COPS3 gene encoding COP9 signalosome complex subunit 3 isoform X1 produces the protein MASALEQFVNSVRQLSAQGQMTQLCELINKSGELLAKNLSHLDTVLGALDVQEHSLGVLAVLFVKFSMPSVPDFETLFSQVQLFISTCNGEHIRYATDTFAGLCHQLTNALVERKQPLRGIGVLRQAIDKMQMNTNQLTSVHADLCQLCLLAKCFKPALPYLDVDMVDICKENGAYDAKHFLCYYYYGGMVYTGLKNFERALYFYEQAITTPAMAVSHIMLESYKKYILVSLILLGKVQQLPKYTSQIVGRFIKPLSNAYHELAQVYSTNNPSELRSLVTKHSEIFTRDNNMGLVKQCLSSLYKKNIQRLTKTFLTLSLQDMASRVQLSGPQEAEKYVLHMIEDGEIFASINQKDGMVSFHDNPEKYNNPAMLHNIDQEMLKCIELDERLKAMDQEITVNPQFVQKSMGSQEDDSGNKPSSYS, from the exons ATGGCGTCCGCCCTGGAGCAGTTCGTCAACAGCGTCCGCCAGCTCTCCGCCCAAG GGCAAATGACTCAGCTTTGTGAACTCATCAACAAGAGTGGGGAGCTTCTGGCGAAGAACTTATCCCATCTGGATACCGTGCTCGGGGCCCTGGACGTCCAGGAGCACTCCTTGGGCGTCCTCGCTGTCTT GTTTGTGAAGTTTTCCATGCCCAGCGTTCCCGACTTTGAGACGCTGTTCTCCCAGGTTCAGCTCTTCATCAGCACCTGCAACGGGGAGCACATCCGCTATGCGACAGACACCT TTGCTGGGCTTTGCCATCAGCTAACAAATGCACTTGTGGAAAGAAAACAG CCTCTGCGAGGAATTGGCGTCCTCAGGCAAGCCATTGACAAGATGCAGATGAACACAAACCAGCTGACCTCTGTGCATGCCGACCTCTGCCAG CTGTGTTTGCTGGCAAAGTGCTTTAAGCCGGCCCTGCCGTACCTGGATGTGGACATGGTGGACATCTGCAAGGAGAACGGGGCCTACGACGCCAAGCACTTCCTGTGCTACTACTACTATGGTGGGATGGTCTACACCGGACTGAAGAACTTCGAGCGGGCACTCTACTTCTACGAGCAG GCCATCACCACACCTGCCATGGCCGTCAGTCACATCATGCTGGAGTCGTATAAGAAGTATATCCTGGTCTCTCTGATCCTGCTGGGCAAAGTACAGCAGCTGCCGAAATACACCTCTCAGATTGTGGGTAGATTCATTAAG CCTCTTAGCAATGCATACCACGAGTTAGCGCAAGTGTACTCCACCAACAACCCCTCGGAGCTCCGCAGCCTGGTGACCAAGCACAGCGAGATCTTCACACGTGACAACAACATGGGGCTGGTGAAGCAGTGCCTGTCCTCGCTGTATAAGAAGAACATCCAAAGACTCACCAAG ACATTTTTAACACTGTCATTACAAGATATGGCGAGTCGCGTGCAGCTGTCCGGGCCTCAGGAGGCAGAAAAGTATGTCCTGCACATG aTAGAAGATGGTGAGATTTTTGCAAGTATTAATCAGAAGGATGGGATGGTCAGTTTCCACGATAACCCTGAAAAATACAACAACCCTGCCATGCTTCACAACATTGACCAGGAG ATGCTGAAGTGTATAGAGCTGGACGAGCGGCTGAAGGCCATGGACCAGGAGATCACAGTGAACCCCCAGTTCGTGCAGAAG aGCATGGGGTCACAGGAAGATGACTCAGGAAACAAGCCGTCCAGTTACTCCTGA
- the COPS3 gene encoding COP9 signalosome complex subunit 3 isoform X2 produces the protein MASALEQFVNSVRQLSAQGQMTQLCELINKSGELLAKNLSHLDTVLGALDVQEHSLGVLAVLFVKFSMPSVPDFETLFSQVQLFISTCNGEHIRYATDTFAGLCHQLTNALVERKQPLRGIGVLRQAIDKMQMNTNQLTSVHADLCQLCLLAKCFKPALPYLDVDMVDICKENGAYDAKHFLCYYYYGGMVYTGLKNFERALYFYEQAITTPAMAVSHIMLESYKKYILVSLILLGKVQQLPKYTSQIVGRFIKTFLTLSLQDMASRVQLSGPQEAEKYVLHMIEDGEIFASINQKDGMVSFHDNPEKYNNPAMLHNIDQEMLKCIELDERLKAMDQEITVNPQFVQKSMGSQEDDSGNKPSSYS, from the exons ATGGCGTCCGCCCTGGAGCAGTTCGTCAACAGCGTCCGCCAGCTCTCCGCCCAAG GGCAAATGACTCAGCTTTGTGAACTCATCAACAAGAGTGGGGAGCTTCTGGCGAAGAACTTATCCCATCTGGATACCGTGCTCGGGGCCCTGGACGTCCAGGAGCACTCCTTGGGCGTCCTCGCTGTCTT GTTTGTGAAGTTTTCCATGCCCAGCGTTCCCGACTTTGAGACGCTGTTCTCCCAGGTTCAGCTCTTCATCAGCACCTGCAACGGGGAGCACATCCGCTATGCGACAGACACCT TTGCTGGGCTTTGCCATCAGCTAACAAATGCACTTGTGGAAAGAAAACAG CCTCTGCGAGGAATTGGCGTCCTCAGGCAAGCCATTGACAAGATGCAGATGAACACAAACCAGCTGACCTCTGTGCATGCCGACCTCTGCCAG CTGTGTTTGCTGGCAAAGTGCTTTAAGCCGGCCCTGCCGTACCTGGATGTGGACATGGTGGACATCTGCAAGGAGAACGGGGCCTACGACGCCAAGCACTTCCTGTGCTACTACTACTATGGTGGGATGGTCTACACCGGACTGAAGAACTTCGAGCGGGCACTCTACTTCTACGAGCAG GCCATCACCACACCTGCCATGGCCGTCAGTCACATCATGCTGGAGTCGTATAAGAAGTATATCCTGGTCTCTCTGATCCTGCTGGGCAAAGTACAGCAGCTGCCGAAATACACCTCTCAGATTGTGGGTAGATTCATTAAG ACATTTTTAACACTGTCATTACAAGATATGGCGAGTCGCGTGCAGCTGTCCGGGCCTCAGGAGGCAGAAAAGTATGTCCTGCACATG aTAGAAGATGGTGAGATTTTTGCAAGTATTAATCAGAAGGATGGGATGGTCAGTTTCCACGATAACCCTGAAAAATACAACAACCCTGCCATGCTTCACAACATTGACCAGGAG ATGCTGAAGTGTATAGAGCTGGACGAGCGGCTGAAGGCCATGGACCAGGAGATCACAGTGAACCCCCAGTTCGTGCAGAAG aGCATGGGGTCACAGGAAGATGACTCAGGAAACAAGCCGTCCAGTTACTCCTGA